The Prevotella sp. E2-28 genome includes the window GAAATAGTGCAGATGCCTGTTTTTTTTTACTAACCATTAGAAACAATGAATCTGAAAGAGAAATACCGTGAGTTTAAAGAGTGGCAGTTGCGACCTTATCAGGTGGCACCACTCTCACAGGAAAAACATACCTGTGCTACCTGCGGCACCAGTTATCAAGGTAATTATTGTCCACGATGCGGACAGTCGTCACGTATCGGTCGCTATTCGTTGAAGACGGCTTTCCTGTTGTTTCTCGATGTCTGGGGACTGGGTAATCGTGGTATGTTTCGTAGTATCCGTGACTTGTTGTTGCGTCCAGGCTATATGATTCGTGATTATCTAGGTGGAATGCAGATGGCTTACTTCCCGCCATTTAAGATGTTCTTCCTCTTGGCTACATTGTCAATCTTGGTTAATAGTGGTCTTAATATAAGGGGTGAAAATCAGTTGGAGCAGGCTGTGCAGACGTACGAGCGGAGTTTCGATATGAATATACAGATCATTCCTGCTGAAGAGAATGCTGCTGTGGAGTCAGGTGAAGGTAAAGCAGATGTAGAACTTCAGGATAGGATTAATGGTAGTGCCCGTGCTTTTTTCAGATTCCTTATCGACCATCAGACAATTATTGAACTAGTTTGGCTGTTGGTGCTCTCCTTGCCTCTTTATGTGCTTTTTAGAAAATGTCCGGCTATCCCAGACCTCTTTTATACAGAGTTCTTTGTGGCGATGGTTTATATTACCAATTTGATGAATATCGTATCGACGATATTTAGTTTCTTTTGTGTGGATTTGGTCATTATAGGTCTCCTTCCTCCGTTGTTGAGTATCATTGCACTCAAGCAGTTAAGCGGTTATTCGTATCTTCGTACTATTTTTGGCCTCGTCGCTTCATTTGCTATTATCTCAATAGTTGTGATGATTATCATGGTGCTATTTGGCGTCGTGGTAGGCGTGATGATGGCCGTATAGGTATATTAAAAGCGCATTTTTACACGCAACGACTTGATTTAAATCAAGAATACGCTATGTTTGCGCAAACGAAAGCGTTTGTAGTACACTTGTTCTGTAAAATTATTTATACCTTTGCAATGTAGTCGTGATGATTACACACACGTTATTCATTAGGTTAGTAGTTTTATAGAATTAAGGTAAAGATTATGTTATTAGATTTTCAAACAACGTGTGTGTTGGTATTAGTGGTTATTTCCACAATTCTAAGTGTTATCACTTTGATGAATACCAACATCCGTTGAAAGGAGCGCGGGGTGAGCGATTCATACCGCGCTCTTTTTTTTTGTTTATGACGCTTGAACTTGTTACAGAGTGGTAATAAAACCATACAAAATCCTAAAAACAACTTAAAATGAAGGCAATAATGATATATTTTGTTTAATAATAAGGTGAAAATGTCCGATTTTTGTAGATTTGTGCTTAACTTTGTAGCCAAATTGTTTAAACAAGATTAGATGAAAAGACTTTTTGAGCCGTTGTGCGTAATGCTCGGAGCAATGCTGACGCTGACTTCGTGCCTTGGCAACGACGATAGTGACACTACGGTATATAGTGATACTGCTATTACGGCCATCACACTTGGTACGTTGAACAGGTATACACATACTACTTCTACAGATACTGGTAACGACACTATTATTAAGTCGACATTGACAGGATCGGCTTATGATATGGTTATTGATCAGTATGGTTATCGTATCTACAATAAGGATTTGTTTCCTTCTGGTACGGATTTGGCGCATGTTACCATCAGTAGTATCTCTACTGTGAATAATGGTATTGTGACAATTAAATCACTTACCAGTGACAGTGTTCGCGTGATTAGTACTAGTGATTCCCTTGATTTTACTTCTCCTCGTGTGTTCCGCGTATATTCATCGGATTTGGAAAAATATCGTGATTATACCGTTTCACTGACTATAGATGAGAATTCAGGTTTGACCTTTGGATGGCAGAAACAAGACATTCGCTCAGACCTGCAGGGTTGGACGGCTAAACATCTTGTGGCTTTTAGTGACAGTGTTCAGTTAGTAGATGAGAACATTGTTACGAATGATAGTTGCGCCTTCAGGTTGAACGGCACAAATATCGAATATTCGGAAGACTTAGTTGAGTGGACTGTAAAGGGCTCTGCTAGTCTGAGGCAGCTGCTCGGAATGGGCACCAAAGGACTGTTTGCTATGAATAGCGATGGAAATATCGTTATGTCGGAAGATAATGGTGCCTCTTGGCAGAACGAACAGCTTGATGAGGCTGCATCGTTATTACCATTTACAGATATGGCAATGACAGTATGGGATTATGCACCTCTGGATTCAACTGATTATCTGCTGCTGGTAGGTAATGACCAGCAGAACAACGTTCGTGTATGGCGAAAGATTTATCAGTATGGCGGTCCTACTAAGGGTGGAAAATGGGTGTATATGCCTGTTGATTTGAATAATCCTTATGTGTTACCTTTGCAGCAGAACCTGTCGCTAGTATATTATAATAATGTGGTATTGGCGCTGGGTAGTAACAAGGTCGTGTATCAGTCAGCAGACCACGGTATCACCTGGAAAGAATCTTCAAAATATGCATTGCCTTCTGGACTTCAAGGGACGATAGTCAGTATGGCGGCTGATAGCCAGAACCGCTTGTGGCTGCTTACTGATGCTGGTGAGCTTTGGATAGGTAAGAAGTATTAGAGATAATGAGTGAGATACATCATAAAGATTGTTTGTTGTGGGTGGAAGTACTAATGGTACTTCTTGCTTCTCAATTTACACTTCTCACTCCTCTCTCTGCTCAAGATGAGCCAGAATATAAGATGGAAGTAGGAGCCGGTGTCGGCTTAATGAACTATCTGGGTGACTATAATGGCAATATTCTGAAGCAGATGCAGCCCATGGGAGGGCTGGTGGCTAAATATAAAATGAACCCCCGTATGGCGTGGGCGGCTACACTTAATTACGGACAACTTAAAGGAGAGTTAGAAAATAGCGATACATGGTATCCTAGTACCACAAATGCGCCTGCTGATTTCTCGACGAAGCTGGTGGACTTTAATGTGAAGTTCGAATACAATTTCTGGCCTTTTGGTACAGGACGTGAGTATCATGGCGCACAGCCGTTGACGCCTTTTATTAGTCTCGGTAGTGGACTTGCTTTTGCGAATGGGGACAAATCGGTGGTGGCTTTCCAAGTGCCTATCGGCTTTGGCGTGAAGTGTAAGTTGAAAGATCGCTTGAACCTGACAGCAGAATGGTTAATGCATATTTCAGGTAGTGACCGCTTGGATGGTGTTCGTGACCCTTACGGTATCAAAAGTAGTGACTTGTTTAAAAACACTGACTGCTACACCACGCTGCAACTCTCGCTGACTTATGAGTTTATGGAGAAGTGTAAGACTTGCCATAACGACAGGGAGTGAGAAAATTGAAAAAGTAAAAAAGTAAAAAGAAAAAATATATGACAGCAGAACTGGATATGACGCGCATCCCGCAGCACATTGCCATCATCATGGATGGTAATGGCCGTTGGGCTATGGAACGTGGCAAGGAGCGCACTTACGGTCATCAGGCTGGAGTAGAAGCCGTACGTTGCATTACATCGGAATGTACAAGGCTGGGTGTAAAATTCTTGACGCTCTATACTTTCTCTACAGAGAACTGGAACCGCCCTGATGATGAGGTTGCAGCCCTGATGGGTCTGGTACTTACATCACTTGAAGATCAGATCTTCATGAAGAACAATGTGCGTTTCCGTGTTATAGGTGACTTAGAGCGACTGCCTGAGGTTGTGCAAAAGAAATTGCGTGAAACCGAGGAACATACGGCCAAGAATGATGCCATGACCATGGTTGTGGCATTAAGCTATTCTTCAAAACTGGAGATTGTCCGCGCTATGCAAAAGATGGCACAGGAAGTAAAAGACGGCTCTCTCTC containing:
- a CDS encoding DUF3667 domain-containing protein, coding for MNLKEKYREFKEWQLRPYQVAPLSQEKHTCATCGTSYQGNYCPRCGQSSRIGRYSLKTAFLLFLDVWGLGNRGMFRSIRDLLLRPGYMIRDYLGGMQMAYFPPFKMFFLLATLSILVNSGLNIRGENQLEQAVQTYERSFDMNIQIIPAEENAAVESGEGKADVELQDRINGSARAFFRFLIDHQTIIELVWLLVLSLPLYVLFRKCPAIPDLFYTEFFVAMVYITNLMNIVSTIFSFFCVDLVIIGLLPPLLSIIALKQLSGYSYLRTIFGLVASFAIISIVVMIIMVLFGVVVGVMMAV
- a CDS encoding DUF6242 domain-containing protein — protein: MKRLFEPLCVMLGAMLTLTSCLGNDDSDTTVYSDTAITAITLGTLNRYTHTTSTDTGNDTIIKSTLTGSAYDMVIDQYGYRIYNKDLFPSGTDLAHVTISSISTVNNGIVTIKSLTSDSVRVISTSDSLDFTSPRVFRVYSSDLEKYRDYTVSLTIDENSGLTFGWQKQDIRSDLQGWTAKHLVAFSDSVQLVDENIVTNDSCAFRLNGTNIEYSEDLVEWTVKGSASLRQLLGMGTKGLFAMNSDGNIVMSEDNGASWQNEQLDEAASLLPFTDMAMTVWDYAPLDSTDYLLLVGNDQQNNVRVWRKIYQYGGPTKGGKWVYMPVDLNNPYVLPLQQNLSLVYYNNVVLALGSNKVVYQSADHGITWKESSKYALPSGLQGTIVSMAADSQNRLWLLTDAGELWIGKKY
- a CDS encoding DUF6089 family protein gives rise to the protein MSEIHHKDCLLWVEVLMVLLASQFTLLTPLSAQDEPEYKMEVGAGVGLMNYLGDYNGNILKQMQPMGGLVAKYKMNPRMAWAATLNYGQLKGELENSDTWYPSTTNAPADFSTKLVDFNVKFEYNFWPFGTGREYHGAQPLTPFISLGSGLAFANGDKSVVAFQVPIGFGVKCKLKDRLNLTAEWLMHISGSDRLDGVRDPYGIKSSDLFKNTDCYTTLQLSLTYEFMEKCKTCHNDRE